The Deltaproteobacteria bacterium genome has a window encoding:
- a CDS encoding alpha/beta fold hydrolase, giving the protein MAAERVAGEVALHLEREGSDGGGAVVCLLHGFGGSARNWRPQLRALRAGARPAAFDLRGHARSEAPAGAAAYAPERFVADVGRVLDHLGAARAVVGGLSMGAGIAARFAAAQPGRVRALVLMALPPGAGEGTRQRGWALAFADAIEREGLEAAGARFAWGPGSGLDPGAAALVKQGFLEHAPQAIAHTLRGLLAVQPGWRELAAQLAPLGKPALLVVGERDPVSRGPCESLAAALPGARLVVVPGAGHVVNLEAREAVNEALVDFLAALPGEAA; this is encoded by the coding sequence GTGGCGGCGGAGCGCGTGGCGGGCGAGGTGGCGCTGCACCTCGAGCGCGAGGGCTCGGACGGGGGCGGAGCGGTCGTGTGCCTGCTGCACGGCTTCGGCGGCAGCGCGCGCAACTGGCGGCCGCAGCTCCGGGCCCTGCGGGCGGGCGCGCGGCCGGCCGCCTTCGACCTGCGCGGCCACGCGCGCAGCGAGGCGCCGGCGGGCGCGGCGGCCTACGCGCCCGAGCGCTTCGTCGCCGACGTCGGGCGCGTGCTCGACCACCTGGGCGCGGCGCGCGCGGTCGTGGGCGGCCTCTCGATGGGCGCCGGCATCGCGGCGCGCTTCGCTGCCGCGCAGCCCGGGCGCGTGCGCGCGCTCGTGCTGATGGCGCTCCCGCCCGGCGCCGGCGAGGGCACGCGCCAGCGCGGCTGGGCGCTGGCCTTCGCGGACGCGATCGAGCGCGAGGGGCTCGAGGCGGCCGGCGCGCGCTTCGCGTGGGGGCCCGGCTCGGGCCTCGACCCGGGAGCGGCAGCGCTCGTGAAGCAGGGCTTCCTCGAGCACGCGCCGCAGGCGATCGCACACACGCTGCGCGGGCTCCTCGCGGTGCAGCCCGGCTGGCGCGAGCTCGCCGCGCAGCTTGCGCCGCTGGGCAAGCCGGCCCTGCTCGTCGTGGGGGAACGCGATCCCGTGTCGCGCGGGCCCTGCGAGAGCCTCGCGGCGGCGCTCCCGGGCGCCCGCCTCGTGGTGGTGCCGGGCGCGGGGCACGTGGTCAACCTCGAGGCGCGCGAGGCGGTGAACGAGGCGCTCGTGGACTTCCTGGCGGCGCTCCCGGGGGAGGCGGCGTGA
- a CDS encoding NUDIX domain-containing protein has protein sequence MSEAKRPVPPPIPSATILLLREEPGPLEVFMVQRHHAVDFASSALVFPGGKVDPSDHDPDLHARCAGAASLEPAALALRIAAVRETFEEAGVLLARPQGSGALLPGARAGAIEARWRGALNEDRTTIGAIAATEDLVLALDALVAFAHWITPELLPKRFDTHFYLAAAPAGQAATHDGHESVDSLWIAPARALEEAARGRLSIPFPTRMQLAKLARAHSVADALDRARAAPVLPTVGRGAGGPVLRIPAEADYDLVEAPIDELR, from the coding sequence GTGAGCGAAGCGAAACGCCCCGTCCCGCCCCCGATCCCCTCGGCGACGATCCTGCTGCTCCGCGAGGAGCCCGGGCCGCTCGAGGTGTTCATGGTCCAGCGCCACCACGCGGTCGACTTCGCCTCGAGCGCGCTCGTCTTCCCGGGCGGCAAGGTGGACCCGAGCGATCACGATCCGGACCTGCACGCCCGCTGCGCGGGTGCCGCGAGCCTCGAGCCCGCGGCGCTCGCGCTCCGGATCGCGGCGGTGCGCGAGACCTTCGAGGAGGCCGGGGTGCTGCTCGCGCGCCCGCAGGGCTCCGGCGCGCTCCTCCCCGGCGCGCGGGCCGGCGCGATCGAGGCGCGCTGGCGCGGCGCGCTCAACGAGGACCGCACGACGATCGGCGCCATCGCGGCGACCGAGGACCTGGTGCTGGCGCTCGACGCGCTGGTCGCCTTTGCGCACTGGATCACGCCCGAGCTCCTGCCGAAGCGCTTCGACACCCACTTCTACCTGGCGGCGGCCCCGGCCGGCCAGGCCGCGACGCACGACGGACACGAGTCGGTGGACTCGCTGTGGATCGCGCCGGCGCGCGCGCTCGAGGAGGCGGCCCGGGGCCGGCTCTCGATCCCCTTCCCGACCCGCATGCAGCTCGCGAAGCTCGCGCGCGCGCACTCGGTGGCCGACGCCCTCGACCGCGCGCGCGCCGCGCCGGTGCTGCCCACGGTCGGCCGGGGCGCCGGCGGCCCGGTGCTCCGGATCCCGGCCGAGGCCGACTACGACCTCGTCGAGGCGCCGATCGACGAGCTGCGCTAG
- a CDS encoding polysaccharide deacetylase family protein produces the protein MPAPSAPPAPPSLAERLGFAAGDRVIVLHADDIGMCHAANAGAFEAMESGAVTCGSLMVPCPWFPGAAERARANPGAYDLGVHLTLNAEWSRYRWGPVAGRRAVPSLVDAEGYLPRTSLEVAQRARPEEVEIELRAQIETALAAGIDVTHLDAHMGTAFFPPFVEIYAKLAREFRIPALAVRPDAEALARAGLAGAEPIIRRAVELIEGSGQPILDGLDADSLGFEPGAGAAHTRARLERLAPGVTYFITHPARDGAELRALGPGHHARTFEHRFYGSEEGRAALAAAGIRTVGMRAIRALAAAG, from the coding sequence ATGCCGGCCCCGTCCGCCCCGCCCGCCCCGCCCTCGCTCGCCGAGCGCCTCGGCTTCGCCGCCGGCGATCGCGTGATCGTGCTCCACGCCGACGACATCGGGATGTGTCATGCCGCGAACGCTGGCGCCTTCGAGGCGATGGAGTCGGGCGCCGTCACCTGCGGCTCGTTGATGGTGCCCTGCCCCTGGTTCCCCGGCGCGGCCGAACGGGCGCGCGCGAACCCGGGCGCCTACGACCTCGGCGTCCATCTCACGCTCAACGCCGAGTGGTCGCGCTACCGCTGGGGCCCCGTCGCGGGCCGCCGCGCCGTGCCGTCGCTGGTGGACGCGGAGGGCTACCTGCCGCGCACCTCCCTCGAGGTGGCCCAGCGCGCCCGGCCCGAGGAGGTGGAGATCGAGCTGCGCGCGCAGATCGAGACGGCGCTCGCGGCGGGCATCGACGTGACGCACCTCGACGCCCACATGGGCACCGCCTTCTTCCCGCCCTTCGTCGAGATCTACGCGAAGCTCGCACGCGAGTTCCGGATCCCGGCGCTTGCGGTGCGGCCCGACGCCGAGGCCCTCGCGCGCGCGGGCCTGGCCGGTGCCGAGCCGATCATCCGCCGCGCGGTCGAGCTCATCGAGGGGTCGGGCCAGCCGATCCTCGACGGGCTCGACGCCGACTCGCTCGGCTTCGAGCCCGGCGCCGGCGCGGCGCACACGCGGGCCCGGCTCGAGCGCCTCGCGCCCGGCGTCACCTACTTCATCACCCATCCCGCGCGCGACGGCGCGGAGCTGCGCGCGCTCGGGCCCGGCCATCACGCGCGCACCTTCGAGCACCGCTTCTACGGCAGCGAGGAGGGCCGTGCGGCGCTGGCCGCCGCCGGGATCCGCACGGTCGGGATGCGCGCGATCCGCGCGCTCGCCGCCGCGGGGTGA
- a CDS encoding histidinol phosphate phosphatase has translation MPHDLAALAALAERAVDAARAEILPRFRKVGVETKADGSPVTEADRAAERAMRRVLQQGDPGAAILGEELGAEGDTARGAAWVIDPIDGTIAFARGIPLFSTLLARLEDGVPVLGVIDLPALGERTVGWTGGGVRRNGEPVRCSTASDLQRAMVAHGDGFCFVRAGEQEAYLRMARELPLFRGYTDGFGHAQVLAGAVDAMVDLDLNPWDAAATQALVPAAGGRCETIRYPEQGKIGLVFGAPALVEALVAHLARKPAG, from the coding sequence GTGCCCCACGACCTCGCCGCCCTGGCCGCGCTCGCCGAGCGCGCCGTCGACGCCGCCCGCGCCGAGATCCTGCCCCGCTTCCGCAAGGTCGGGGTGGAGACCAAGGCCGACGGCTCGCCGGTCACCGAGGCGGACCGCGCCGCCGAGCGCGCGATGCGCCGCGTCCTCCAGCAGGGCGACCCGGGCGCCGCGATCCTCGGCGAGGAGCTCGGCGCCGAGGGCGACACCGCGCGCGGCGCCGCCTGGGTGATCGACCCGATCGACGGGACGATCGCCTTCGCGCGCGGCATCCCCCTCTTCTCGACCCTGCTCGCGCGCCTCGAGGACGGCGTGCCCGTGCTGGGCGTGATCGACCTGCCGGCGCTCGGCGAGCGGACCGTGGGCTGGACCGGCGGCGGCGTGCGCCGCAACGGCGAGCCGGTGCGCTGCTCGACCGCCAGCGACCTGCAGCGCGCGATGGTCGCCCACGGCGACGGCTTCTGCTTCGTGCGCGCCGGCGAGCAGGAGGCGTACCTGCGGATGGCGCGCGAGCTGCCGCTCTTCCGCGGCTACACCGACGGCTTCGGACACGCGCAGGTGTTGGCCGGAGCGGTGGACGCGATGGTGGACCTCGACCTGAACCCGTGGGACGCGGCCGCCACCCAGGCGCTGGTGCCCGCGGCCGGCGGGCGCTGCGAGACGATCCGCTACCCGGAGCAGGGCAAGATCGGGCTCGTCTTCGGGGCGCCGGCGCTGGTCGAGGCGCTGGTCGCCCACCTGGCCCGCAAGCCGGCCGGCTGA